In Longimicrobium sp., one DNA window encodes the following:
- a CDS encoding ATP-binding protein produces the protein MATDPEHDAEPSPPGGPPKRLPRLVRAALRVPLFYKILIANAVLVLVGTIFGSTVTAAYVRRSPDRSTLDLVGALALAGIAVTLAVNALILRLALRPLDTLEGTAARVQKGELDCRAPESAVADRELLRLTRTFNGMLDAVARYRERLRDVAARALGAAEEERKRIARELHDETAQMLAALLIRIRVVRAAKDPEAVGALLDEMRAEVGGALEGIRRFARGLRPPALDELGLVPAIEGHARTLREISGLHITVHADGEVDSGLRPEAELATYRIVQEALSNVVRHARATRAAVRITREPERLVVTVDDDGRGFDPENVMSTDGGGLGLFGMNERAAYLGGRVRVESTPGTGTRVRAEIPLGQPAEE, from the coding sequence ACGACGCCGAACCCTCTCCGCCCGGCGGGCCGCCGAAGCGCCTGCCGCGGCTGGTGCGGGCGGCGCTGCGCGTGCCGCTCTTCTACAAGATCCTGATCGCCAACGCGGTGCTGGTGCTGGTGGGGACCATCTTCGGCAGCACCGTGACGGCGGCGTACGTGCGCCGCTCGCCCGACCGCTCCACGCTGGACCTGGTGGGCGCGCTGGCGCTGGCGGGGATCGCGGTGACCCTGGCGGTGAACGCGCTGATCCTGCGGCTGGCGCTCCGGCCGCTCGACACGCTGGAGGGCACCGCCGCGCGGGTGCAGAAGGGCGAGCTGGACTGCCGCGCCCCCGAGAGTGCCGTGGCCGACCGCGAGCTGCTCCGGCTCACGCGCACCTTCAACGGCATGCTGGACGCCGTGGCCCGCTACCGCGAGCGGCTGCGCGACGTGGCGGCGCGCGCGCTGGGCGCGGCCGAGGAGGAGCGCAAGCGCATCGCCCGCGAGCTGCACGACGAGACGGCGCAGATGCTGGCCGCGCTGCTGATCCGCATCCGCGTGGTGCGCGCGGCGAAGGACCCCGAGGCGGTGGGCGCGCTGCTGGACGAGATGCGCGCCGAGGTGGGCGGCGCGCTGGAGGGGATCCGCCGCTTCGCGCGGGGGCTGCGCCCGCCCGCGCTCGACGAGCTGGGGCTGGTGCCCGCCATCGAGGGGCACGCGCGCACCCTGCGGGAGATCTCCGGCCTGCACATCACCGTGCACGCCGACGGCGAGGTGGACAGCGGCCTGCGCCCCGAGGCCGAGCTGGCCACCTACCGCATCGTGCAGGAGGCGCTCAGCAACGTGGTGCGCCACGCCCGCGCCACCCGCGCGGCCGTGCGCATCACGCGCGAGCCGGAGCGCCTGGTGGTGACGGTGGACGACGACGGCCGCGGCTTCGACCCCGAGAACGTGATGTCGACCGACGGCGGGGGCCTGGGCCTCTTCGGAATGAACGAGCGCGCCGCCTACCTGGGCGGCCGCGTGCGCGTGGAGAGCACCCCCGGCACCGGCACCCGGGTGCGCGCGGAGATCCCGCTGGGCCAGCCGGCCGAGGAGTAG
- a CDS encoding ABC transporter transmembrane domain-containing protein encodes MSQATPPQTPPAAPPAKPKLTFWQKVKGGELRRLTPRLRPHAGALGIATVMLLAGTAASLVFPAVVGRILDAAAVSPDARLLNRTALFLFALFALQAVLTFGQTYLLSAVGERVIAGIRRDLFGHLLTLPPAFFADRRTGELTSRLTADVGMMQAVLSTYVSELFRLALTLAGTIVMLVLTQAQLALLTLAVVPIVVGTGAYFGKLLRKSSLGVMDQVAEATAIAEEAFAQIRVVQSFVGEEHERGRYGQRMDHAVAVALKRAVTRGLFSSVIGFATFSASVLVLWVGGKMVLAGELTAGTLVSFLLYAGYAASSVGGIGQLWSAYQEATGAAGRVFEILNARPRLRDPDRPVPLPQPVRGEVAFEEVWFRYERPAELPTLPPPGNPMMWWLPPKEDAAPPPLETPPDWTLRGVSFRIAPGETVALVGPSGAGKTTIAGLIPRFWDAQGGRVALDGVDIRELRLAELRAAVGLVPQETLLFSGSVRENIAYGRPEASDAEVEAAARAAHAHEFVQLLPDGYDTRVGERGVKLSGGQRQRVALARAILKDPTVLILDEATSSLDAESEALIEDALNHLLKGRTTLIIAHRLSTVRRANRLLVLDRGEVVEEGTHAELLARGGLYARLYARQFRDEPADAEAAEAETPSEAVREELAMEGLV; translated from the coding sequence ATGAGCCAGGCCACGCCTCCGCAGACCCCGCCCGCCGCGCCCCCGGCGAAGCCGAAGCTCACCTTCTGGCAGAAGGTGAAGGGCGGCGAGCTGCGCCGGCTCACGCCGCGGCTCCGGCCGCACGCCGGCGCGCTCGGCATCGCCACGGTGATGCTGCTGGCGGGCACGGCGGCGTCGCTGGTGTTCCCGGCGGTGGTGGGGCGCATCCTCGACGCGGCCGCCGTCTCCCCCGACGCGCGGCTGCTGAACCGGACGGCGCTCTTCCTCTTCGCGCTCTTCGCCCTCCAGGCGGTGCTCACCTTCGGGCAGACGTACCTGCTCTCCGCCGTGGGCGAGCGGGTGATCGCGGGGATCCGGCGCGACCTCTTCGGGCACCTGCTGACGCTGCCGCCCGCCTTCTTCGCCGACCGCCGCACGGGCGAGCTCACCAGCCGCCTCACCGCCGACGTGGGGATGATGCAGGCGGTGCTCTCCACCTACGTCTCCGAGCTGTTCCGGCTGGCGCTCACCCTGGCGGGGACGATCGTCATGCTGGTGCTCACCCAGGCGCAGCTGGCGCTGCTGACGCTGGCGGTGGTCCCGATCGTCGTCGGCACCGGCGCCTACTTCGGCAAGCTGCTGCGCAAGTCGTCGCTGGGGGTGATGGACCAGGTGGCCGAGGCCACGGCCATCGCCGAGGAGGCGTTCGCGCAGATCCGCGTGGTGCAGAGCTTCGTGGGCGAGGAGCACGAGCGCGGGCGCTACGGCCAGCGGATGGACCACGCGGTGGCCGTCGCGCTCAAGCGGGCGGTGACGCGCGGGCTGTTCTCCAGCGTCATCGGCTTCGCCACCTTCAGCGCCAGCGTGCTGGTGCTGTGGGTGGGCGGCAAGATGGTGCTGGCGGGCGAGCTGACGGCCGGCACGCTGGTGAGCTTCCTCCTCTACGCCGGCTACGCGGCCAGCTCGGTGGGCGGGATCGGGCAGCTCTGGAGCGCCTACCAGGAGGCCACCGGCGCCGCGGGGCGCGTCTTCGAGATCCTGAACGCCCGCCCGCGCCTGCGCGACCCCGACCGGCCCGTGCCGCTGCCCCAGCCGGTGCGCGGCGAGGTGGCGTTCGAAGAGGTCTGGTTCCGCTACGAGCGCCCGGCCGAGCTCCCCACGCTGCCGCCGCCGGGGAACCCGATGATGTGGTGGCTCCCGCCCAAGGAGGACGCCGCCCCGCCGCCCCTTGAGACGCCGCCCGACTGGACGCTGCGCGGCGTCAGCTTCCGCATCGCGCCGGGGGAGACGGTGGCGCTGGTTGGCCCCTCGGGCGCGGGGAAGACCACCATCGCGGGGCTGATCCCGCGCTTCTGGGACGCGCAGGGCGGGCGGGTGGCGCTGGACGGCGTCGACATCCGCGAGCTGCGGCTGGCGGAGCTGCGCGCGGCGGTGGGGCTGGTGCCGCAGGAGACGCTCCTCTTCAGCGGCAGCGTCCGCGAGAACATCGCCTACGGCCGCCCCGAGGCGAGCGACGCGGAGGTCGAGGCGGCGGCGCGGGCGGCGCACGCGCACGAGTTCGTGCAGCTCCTCCCCGACGGCTACGACACCCGGGTGGGCGAGCGGGGGGTGAAGCTCTCGGGCGGGCAGCGCCAGCGCGTGGCCCTGGCGCGCGCGATCCTGAAGGACCCCACGGTGCTGATCCTGGACGAGGCCACCAGCAGCCTGGACGCCGAGAGCGAGGCGCTGATCGAGGACGCGCTCAACCACCTGCTGAAGGGCCGCACCACGCTGATCATCGCCCACCGCCTCTCGACGGTGCGGCGGGCGAACCGGCTGCTGGTGCTGGACCGGGGGGAGGTCGTGGAGGAGGGCACCCACGCCGAGCTGCTGGCCCGCGGCGGCCTGTACGCGCGCCTCTACGCCCGCCAGTTCCGCGACGAGCCCGCGGACGCGGAAGCCGCCGAGGCCGAGACGCCCTCCGAGGCGGTGCGCGAGGAGCTGGCGATGGAGGGGCTGGTCTGA
- a CDS encoding type II secretion system protein, whose protein sequence is MRKIRNTKGFTLIELMIVVVIIGILAALAIPRFTQASARAKEKEADGILKQVYTLQQTYYANNGTFAPSVAALQTVGFEAPTNLKNFTWAGSVSLPLCLAASGAGYNGRQIDANGDITNC, encoded by the coding sequence ATGCGGAAGATCCGGAACACCAAGGGCTTCACCCTGATCGAGCTGATGATCGTGGTCGTCATCATCGGCATCCTGGCGGCCCTCGCCATCCCCCGCTTCACCCAGGCCTCGGCCCGCGCCAAGGAGAAGGAGGCGGACGGCATCCTCAAGCAGGTCTACACGCTGCAGCAGACCTACTACGCCAACAACGGCACCTTCGCGCCGTCGGTGGCGGCCCTGCAGACGGTCGGCTTCGAGGCGCCCACCAACCTGAAGAACTTCACGTGGGCCGGGTCGGTGTCCCTGCCGCTCTGCCTGGCGGCCTCGGGCGCCGGCTACAACGGGCGCCAGATCGACGCCAACGGCGACATCACCAACTGCTGA
- a CDS encoding prepilin-type N-terminal cleavage/methylation domain-containing protein: MPATARAAGRSERGFTLIEVMIVVVIIGILAAVAIPRFNMAAHDSKEKEADLLLKQVFTLQQTYFSHTGAYASSASQLQLVGFDPAPPLKYYTFSGSVGLPLCLASNGVWDSRQIDLNGDITNC; encoded by the coding sequence ATGCCAGCCACCGCACGTGCCGCCGGACGCAGCGAGAGAGGCTTCACGCTGATCGAGGTGATGATCGTGGTGGTGATCATCGGCATCCTCGCGGCGGTCGCGATCCCCCGCTTCAACATGGCGGCGCACGACTCGAAGGAGAAGGAAGCCGACCTGCTGCTGAAGCAGGTGTTCACGCTCCAGCAGACGTACTTCTCCCACACCGGCGCCTACGCCAGCAGCGCCTCGCAGCTCCAGCTGGTGGGCTTCGATCCCGCGCCCCCGCTGAAGTACTACACCTTCTCCGGCTCCGTCGGACTCCCGCTCTGCCTGGCCTCGAACGGCGTGTGGGACAGCCGCCAGATCGACCTGAACGGCGACATCACGAACTGCTGA
- a CDS encoding PBP1A family penicillin-binding protein: MAARRRRTRRRSASARPRLRRFLRATLIALAVVVAAGGIGLAAIWPRCSGAACPSVAALRLYTPPQASQVLDRGGKVVAHLAPERRIVVPLAQVPAHVSGAFLAVEDKRFYRHHGVDYRRVAGALVRDVQAGSWQQGFSTITMQLARNVFPDALPRDKTLRRKLWEVVLARRIERAFSKDEILELYLNQIYLGSGLYGVEAAARGYFGKPAARLTNAEAAALAAIPRAPSYYDPRRNPAAVVERRNLVLGLMAHAGVITPGEAGEAKARPLGLAPPPEAGGRAPYFVAAVRRELRERFGEDADTQGLRVFTTLDPQLQATAERELVKQVRAVEAGRFGRFRHRACFSGGTPDADQCLQGMFVAIDPSSGDVLALVGGRDYALSQFDRATQAKRQAGSAFKPIVYATALAQGIPISTPLLGPDAVDSLGAYRPADHVSDAQNVDLREALRLSSNRATVVLGNRVGAGRVVSTAKDLGLTTPIRPYPSTFLGAAEVVPLELVAAYSAFATGGAVVKPRLVRRVEDAEGNVVWESRVSRRYALSPGVAFLTTSLMRDVVDRGTGSGVREAGLPYAVPAAGKTGTTNEGADVWFIGATPDLVAGVWLGFDRPQAILADASGGGLAAPVWGRVVADHYTRHAPPAPWAAPGDLLAVQIDRHTGKLATANCPGEEVATEYFIPGTEPLDACPLHPEGMRGWMGRALRGIGEFFTGGGDREPQSEQDRPRPRPRKPPLVPGTR, from the coding sequence ATGGCTGCAAGGCGACGCAGGACCCGCCGCCGCTCCGCGAGCGCGCGCCCCAGGCTCCGCCGCTTCCTCCGCGCCACGCTGATCGCCCTCGCGGTCGTCGTCGCGGCCGGGGGGATCGGGCTGGCGGCGATCTGGCCGCGCTGCTCGGGGGCGGCGTGCCCGTCGGTGGCGGCGCTGCGCCTGTACACGCCCCCGCAGGCCAGCCAAGTGCTGGACCGCGGCGGGAAGGTGGTGGCGCACCTGGCCCCCGAGCGGCGCATCGTCGTCCCCCTCGCCCAGGTCCCCGCCCACGTCTCGGGCGCCTTCCTGGCGGTGGAGGACAAGCGCTTCTACCGGCACCACGGCGTGGACTACCGCCGCGTGGCGGGCGCGCTGGTGCGCGACGTCCAGGCCGGGTCGTGGCAGCAGGGGTTCAGCACCATCACCATGCAGCTGGCCCGCAACGTCTTCCCCGACGCGCTGCCGCGCGACAAGACGCTGCGCCGCAAGCTGTGGGAGGTGGTGCTGGCGCGCCGCATCGAGCGCGCGTTCAGCAAGGACGAGATCCTGGAGCTGTACCTCAACCAGATCTACCTGGGCTCCGGCCTCTACGGGGTGGAGGCGGCGGCGCGCGGCTACTTCGGCAAGCCGGCGGCCAGGCTCACCAACGCCGAGGCCGCGGCGCTGGCCGCCATCCCCCGCGCGCCCAGCTACTACGACCCGCGCCGCAACCCGGCCGCCGTGGTCGAGCGCCGCAACCTGGTGCTGGGGCTGATGGCGCACGCCGGCGTCATCACCCCGGGCGAGGCGGGCGAGGCGAAGGCCCGGCCGCTGGGGCTGGCGCCGCCGCCCGAGGCCGGGGGGCGCGCGCCGTACTTCGTGGCCGCCGTGCGCCGCGAGCTGCGCGAGCGCTTCGGCGAGGACGCCGACACGCAGGGGCTGCGCGTGTTCACCACGCTGGACCCCCAGCTGCAGGCCACCGCCGAGCGCGAGCTGGTGAAGCAGGTGCGCGCGGTGGAGGCGGGCCGCTTCGGGCGCTTCCGCCACCGCGCGTGCTTCTCCGGCGGGACGCCCGACGCCGACCAGTGCCTGCAGGGGATGTTCGTGGCGATCGACCCCTCGAGCGGCGACGTGCTGGCGCTGGTGGGCGGGCGCGACTACGCGCTCAGCCAGTTCGACCGCGCCACCCAGGCGAAGCGGCAGGCGGGCTCGGCGTTCAAGCCGATCGTCTACGCCACGGCGCTGGCGCAGGGGATCCCGATCAGCACGCCGCTGCTGGGCCCCGACGCGGTCGACTCGCTGGGCGCCTACCGCCCGGCCGACCACGTCTCCGACGCCCAGAACGTGGACCTGCGCGAGGCGCTGCGCCTCTCCTCCAACCGCGCCACCGTGGTGCTCGGCAACCGCGTGGGCGCCGGCCGGGTGGTCTCGACGGCGAAGGACCTGGGGCTCACCACGCCGATCCGCCCGTACCCCTCCACCTTCCTGGGCGCCGCCGAGGTGGTGCCGCTGGAGCTGGTGGCCGCCTACTCGGCGTTCGCCACCGGCGGCGCGGTGGTGAAGCCGCGGCTCGTCCGGCGCGTGGAGGACGCGGAGGGGAACGTGGTGTGGGAGAGCCGCGTGTCCCGGCGGTACGCGCTCTCGCCGGGCGTGGCGTTCCTGACCACCTCGCTGATGCGCGATGTGGTGGACCGCGGCACGGGGAGCGGCGTGCGCGAGGCGGGGCTGCCGTACGCCGTCCCCGCCGCGGGGAAGACGGGGACCACCAACGAGGGCGCCGACGTGTGGTTCATCGGCGCCACGCCCGACCTGGTGGCGGGGGTGTGGCTGGGCTTCGACCGGCCTCAGGCGATCCTGGCCGACGCCTCGGGAGGCGGGCTGGCGGCGCCGGTGTGGGGGCGGGTGGTGGCCGACCACTACACGCGCCACGCGCCCCCCGCGCCCTGGGCCGCCCCGGGCGACCTGCTGGCGGTGCAGATCGACCGGCACACGGGGAAGCTGGCCACGGCCAACTGCCCCGGCGAGGAGGTGGCCACCGAGTACTTCATCCCCGGCACGGAGCCGCTGGACGCCTGCCCGCTGCACCCGGAGGGGATGCGGGGGTGGATGGGCCGGGCGCTGCGCGGCATCGGCGAGTTCTTCACCGGCGGCGGCGACCGCGAGCCGCAGTCCGAGCAGGACCGCCCCCGGCCCCGCCCGCGCAAGCCGCCGCTGGTGCCGGGGACGCGGTAG
- a CDS encoding SDR family oxidoreductase, with product MDLQGKTALVTGGAVRIGRAISEALAREGMRIVVHYNSSAGPAEELCEEIRRGGGEAVAIGGDLSRFAEIERIAREAVGAFGGIDVLVNSASVFPAERLEEAGEEVWDHTIAVNLKAPFFLIQRLAPTLRERRGVVVNMCDLAGLQAWGAYAVHAVSKAGLVHLTKVAARSLAPEVRVVGIAPGTVLPPEDMSEEEVAGLARTTPLKRNGSPGDVTTALLYLLRADFVTGDVLVVDGGRMLRG from the coding sequence ATGGATCTGCAAGGAAAGACAGCCCTCGTCACCGGCGGCGCGGTGCGCATCGGGCGGGCGATCTCGGAGGCGCTCGCGCGGGAAGGGATGCGGATCGTCGTGCACTACAACTCGTCCGCGGGTCCCGCCGAGGAACTGTGCGAGGAGATCCGGCGGGGCGGGGGAGAGGCGGTGGCGATCGGGGGGGACCTGTCGCGCTTCGCGGAGATCGAGCGCATCGCCAGGGAGGCCGTCGGCGCGTTCGGGGGGATCGACGTGCTGGTCAACAGCGCCTCCGTCTTCCCCGCGGAGCGGCTGGAGGAGGCGGGCGAGGAGGTGTGGGACCACACCATCGCCGTGAACCTCAAGGCGCCCTTCTTCCTGATCCAGCGCCTGGCGCCCACGCTGCGCGAGCGCCGCGGCGTGGTCGTCAACATGTGCGACCTGGCGGGGCTCCAGGCGTGGGGAGCGTACGCGGTGCACGCCGTCTCCAAGGCCGGACTGGTGCACCTGACGAAGGTGGCCGCCCGCTCGCTCGCCCCCGAGGTGCGCGTGGTCGGCATCGCGCCGGGGACGGTGCTCCCGCCCGAGGACATGAGCGAGGAGGAGGTCGCCGGCCTCGCGCGCACCACCCCGCTCAAGCGCAACGGCTCGCCCGGGGACGTGACCACCGCGCTCCTCTACCTCCTCCGCGCCGACTTCGTCACCGGCGACGTCTTGGTCGTCGACGGCGGGCGCATGCTGCGGGGGTGA
- a CDS encoding glycosyltransferase family 39 protein translates to MHESRKIAPAHPRDAVLRRRRLAVAAALAVGLLLRLMQYAVERSLWLDEALLSSSVLYRDFAGLLRPLDFGQTAPLGFLFLEKLVVTLLGTGEYALRLLPLLAGVAGVLLVPAVARRYVSRPAAPLAVAVFALAPFLVYYSSEVKQYAFDALVSLVVLLAAWELARAPRPARAALFLALAGVAGVWLSQPAVFMLAGTTLALAQHAWKAGDRRRLYAAAAASLAWGASFLFSYAMSRRTLADPEYMQSFWKGGFFTTEEITWLPRQFARAFREPLGIMGADDSLLLSYAGAGAALLAFLAGCAWAARRRSLRFNLLVFPLALTLLASFVRLYPFGGSYLSSGRVLIFLIPTFGFLMAEGAVAARRRLGGTAGRAAFAGLAVLILLPSVSYAALSVPHVRAEVKPLLDYAAEQRQPGDFMYVYYNGRAVFRYYAPRYGWTEANSVVGTCARTEPVRYLGDLAQLRGRPRVWVLFVDGTGVGGYNERTLMLRFLDHIGRRLDDRVAIGTSLYLYDLREENVKPGRFPELIPTFVAEPAVQCRGPWGTK, encoded by the coding sequence GTGCATGAATCCCGGAAAATCGCCCCGGCGCACCCCCGCGACGCCGTGCTGCGCCGCCGCCGGCTGGCGGTGGCGGCGGCGCTGGCCGTGGGGCTCCTGCTGCGCCTGATGCAGTACGCCGTCGAGCGCTCGCTCTGGCTCGACGAGGCGCTCCTCTCCTCCAGCGTCCTCTACCGCGACTTCGCCGGGCTGCTCAGGCCCCTCGACTTCGGGCAGACGGCGCCGCTCGGCTTCCTCTTCCTGGAGAAGCTGGTCGTCACGCTGCTCGGCACCGGCGAGTACGCGCTGCGGCTGCTCCCGCTCCTGGCGGGCGTGGCGGGCGTGCTCCTGGTGCCCGCCGTGGCCCGGCGCTACGTGTCGAGGCCCGCGGCGCCGCTGGCGGTGGCCGTCTTCGCGCTGGCGCCCTTCCTGGTGTACTACTCGTCGGAGGTGAAGCAGTACGCCTTCGACGCGCTGGTCTCGCTGGTGGTGCTCCTGGCGGCCTGGGAGCTGGCCCGCGCCCCTCGGCCCGCGCGCGCCGCGCTCTTCCTGGCGCTGGCAGGCGTGGCGGGCGTCTGGCTCTCGCAGCCCGCCGTGTTCATGCTGGCCGGCACCACGCTGGCCCTGGCCCAGCACGCGTGGAAGGCGGGCGACCGCCGGCGGCTCTACGCGGCCGCGGCGGCCAGCCTGGCCTGGGGCGCGAGCTTCCTCTTCTCCTACGCGATGTCGCGCCGCACGCTGGCCGACCCCGAGTACATGCAGTCGTTCTGGAAGGGCGGCTTCTTCACCACCGAGGAGATCACCTGGCTCCCGCGGCAGTTCGCCCGCGCCTTCCGCGAGCCGCTGGGGATCATGGGGGCCGACGACTCGCTCCTGCTGAGCTACGCCGGGGCCGGCGCGGCGCTCCTGGCCTTCCTGGCGGGGTGCGCCTGGGCCGCGCGGCGGCGGAGCCTGCGCTTCAACCTGCTGGTGTTCCCGCTCGCGCTCACGCTGCTGGCCTCCTTCGTCCGGCTCTACCCGTTCGGCGGCTCGTACCTGTCGTCGGGGCGGGTGCTCATCTTCCTGATCCCCACCTTCGGCTTCCTGATGGCCGAGGGGGCGGTGGCCGCGCGCCGCCGGCTGGGGGGCACCGCGGGCCGCGCGGCGTTCGCGGGGCTGGCGGTGCTGATCCTGCTCCCCTCGGTGTCGTACGCGGCGCTCTCGGTGCCGCACGTGCGCGCCGAGGTGAAGCCGCTGCTCGACTACGCGGCCGAGCAGCGGCAGCCGGGCGACTTCATGTACGTCTACTACAACGGGCGCGCCGTCTTCCGCTACTACGCGCCGCGCTACGGGTGGACCGAAGCGAACAGCGTGGTGGGCACCTGCGCCCGCACCGAGCCCGTGCGCTACCTGGGCGACCTGGCGCAGCTGCGCGGGCGGCCGCGGGTGTGGGTGCTGTTCGTGGACGGAACGGGCGTGGGAGGTTACAATGAGCGCACCCTCATGCTGCGCTTCCTGGACCACATCGGCCGGCGGCTGGACGACCGGGTGGCGATCGGCACCTCGCTCTACCTGTACGACCTGCGGGAGGAGAACGTGAAGCCCGGACGCTTCCCCGAGCTGATCCCCACCTTCGTGGCCGAGCCGGCGGTGCAGTGCCGCGGGCCCTGGGGGACGAAGTGA
- a CDS encoding NAD(P)/FAD-dependent oxidoreductase, with protein MSEANITDITIIGGGPTGLFAAFYAGLRGVSCRIVDALPQLGGQLMALYPEKYIFDVGGLPKILAKDLAKNMIEQGTQFGPEVVLGAEVQRLVREDGHIRLVTPRGDFLTRTVCITAGKGALNPRVLECPGWDEHYAEGGGVHTHVRQPEDFRGKRVLLVGGGDSAVDWVLGLKGVAREVTLIHRRPEFRAHRASVEQMWEAARAGEVRVLTPYEMRSIHGEGGCVARATIYNNETNEDTELDVEAVVALLGFKPDLGPIGQWGLELEKNTIKVSQLMETSLPGVYAAGDVVHYPGKLELIATGYGEAAIAVNNAVHYLNPKARVNPGHSTNLKIFKQDDE; from the coding sequence GTGAGCGAGGCGAACATCACGGACATCACCATCATCGGCGGCGGGCCCACGGGGCTGTTCGCCGCCTTCTACGCGGGGCTGCGCGGCGTCTCGTGCCGCATCGTGGACGCGCTCCCGCAGCTCGGGGGGCAGCTGATGGCGCTCTACCCCGAGAAGTACATCTTCGACGTGGGCGGCCTGCCGAAGATCCTGGCCAAGGACCTGGCGAAGAACATGATCGAGCAGGGCACCCAGTTCGGCCCCGAGGTGGTCCTCGGCGCCGAGGTGCAGCGGCTGGTGCGCGAGGACGGCCACATCCGCCTGGTGACGCCCCGGGGCGACTTCCTCACCCGCACGGTGTGCATCACCGCCGGGAAGGGGGCGCTGAACCCGCGGGTGCTGGAGTGCCCGGGGTGGGACGAGCACTACGCGGAGGGCGGCGGGGTGCACACGCACGTGCGCCAGCCCGAGGACTTCCGGGGCAAGCGGGTGCTGCTGGTGGGCGGCGGCGACTCGGCGGTGGACTGGGTGCTGGGGCTCAAGGGCGTGGCCCGCGAGGTGACGCTGATCCACCGCCGCCCCGAGTTCCGCGCGCACAGGGCCAGCGTGGAGCAGATGTGGGAGGCCGCCCGGGCGGGCGAGGTGAGGGTGCTGACGCCCTACGAGATGCGCTCGATCCACGGGGAGGGCGGCTGCGTGGCGCGCGCCACGATCTACAACAACGAGACGAACGAGGACACCGAGCTCGACGTGGAGGCGGTGGTGGCGCTGCTGGGCTTCAAGCCGGACCTGGGCCCCATCGGCCAGTGGGGGCTGGAGCTGGAGAAGAACACCATCAAGGTGAGCCAGCTGATGGAGACCAGCCTCCCCGGCGTCTACGCCGCGGGCGACGTGGTGCACTATCCCGGCAAGCTGGAGCTGATCGCCACCGGCTACGGCGAGGCCGCGATCGCCGTCAACAACGCGGTGCACTACCTGAATCCGAAGGCGCGCGTCAACCCCGGGCACTCGACCAACCTGAAGATCTTCAAGCAGGACGACGAGTAG
- the trxB gene encoding thioredoxin-disulfide reductase, with the protein MASEGKVETLVIIGSGPAAWTAALYAARANLDPLVIKGEPSGVMIPGGQLMLTTDIENYPGFPQGVSGQELMEKMEAQAVCFGARTMMENVASVDLSARPFVLRPTWSPELRAKAVIVATGASANWLGLENEQRLAQTGGGVSACAVCDGALPAFREQRLVVVGGGDTAMEEATYLTKFASEVVIVHRRDAFRASQVMQERVLGNPKITVRWNSQVVDVLGDRFLTGVRLRDTVTGAEEDFPCGGLFVAIGHTPNTAFLGGQLELTPGGYIKLCKAFRTETSVEGVFAAGDVMDDYFRQAITAAGTGCMAALEAERWLAHHGVAEAESPVLETAESSVGTGEAMELTA; encoded by the coding sequence ATGGCTTCCGAAGGGAAGGTCGAAACGCTGGTGATCATCGGCTCCGGGCCGGCGGCCTGGACGGCGGCGCTCTACGCGGCGCGCGCCAACCTGGACCCGCTGGTGATCAAGGGCGAGCCGTCGGGGGTGATGATCCCCGGCGGGCAGCTCATGCTCACCACCGACATCGAGAACTACCCCGGCTTCCCGCAAGGGGTGAGCGGACAGGAGCTGATGGAGAAGATGGAGGCGCAGGCCGTCTGCTTCGGCGCGCGCACCATGATGGAGAACGTGGCCTCGGTGGACTTGTCCGCGCGCCCGTTCGTGCTGCGCCCCACCTGGTCTCCGGAGCTGCGCGCGAAGGCGGTGATCGTCGCCACGGGCGCCAGCGCCAACTGGCTGGGGCTGGAGAACGAGCAGCGCCTGGCGCAGACCGGCGGCGGCGTGTCGGCGTGCGCGGTGTGCGACGGCGCGCTCCCGGCCTTCCGCGAGCAGCGGCTGGTGGTCGTCGGCGGCGGCGACACGGCCATGGAAGAGGCCACCTACCTCACCAAGTTCGCCAGCGAGGTGGTGATCGTGCACCGCCGCGACGCCTTCCGCGCCTCGCAGGTGATGCAGGAGCGCGTGCTGGGGAACCCCAAGATCACCGTGCGCTGGAACTCGCAGGTGGTCGACGTGCTGGGCGACCGGTTCCTGACCGGCGTGCGCCTGCGCGACACGGTGACGGGCGCGGAGGAGGACTTCCCCTGCGGCGGCCTCTTCGTCGCCATCGGCCACACGCCCAACACGGCGTTCCTGGGCGGGCAGCTCGAGCTGACGCCCGGCGGCTACATCAAGCTGTGCAAGGCGTTCCGCACGGAGACGTCGGTGGAGGGGGTGTTCGCCGCCGGCGACGTGATGGACGACTACTTCCGCCAGGCGATCACGGCCGCGGGCACCGGGTGCATGGCGGCGCTGGAGGCGGAGCGCTGGCTGGCGCACCACGGCGTGGCCGAGGCCGAATCGCCCGTGCTGGAGACGGCCGAGAGCTCCGTCGGCACCGGCGAGGCGATGGAGCTCACGGCCTGA